The region CCGGGGACAGCTCCTCATCACCGAAGTTCCTCATCACCGAAGTCACCGCGGGAGTCGTGCACGACGCGCGGGCACCTGACGGTGTGCGTCCTCACCGGTACCGCCGTCCGCACCTTGACCTGCCACCACCGCCTACGGAAAGGTGGACGGCTCCTCCGGGCGTCCGTCGAGGGGCGGCGGCGACCGGTTCGTGTCGCGTTCTCCGGGGCACAGGACCATGCGGCACCGTCTCGGGCCGCCTCCCGTCCCCGGCGCCGGACCCGCGCGGCCGACGTGCCACAGGGAGGTCGTCGTGAGTGAGCCCAGGATCGACCCGACGTTCTACCGCTCGGCCGCCGAGGCGGCCGCCGCACCACCCGAGGAGCTGGCCTACGTCGTGGCGTTCGACCGGGCGGCCCGGCGCCACGACGCGATGACGGTCGTCGACGTGAACCCGGACTCCGAGACCTACGGCCGGGTGGTCGGCTGGACGGACGTTCCCGGCGTGGGCGACGAGCTGCACCACTTCGGCTGGAACGCCTGCTCGAGCGCGCTCAGGCACGAGGGCCACGACATGAACGGCCTCGCCCGGCGCTACCTGCTCGTGCCCGGGCTGCGCTCCTCGGACATCTACGTCCTCGACACCGTGCCGGATCCGCGGAACCCGTCGCTGGTCAAGACCATCTCCGGCAAGTCGCTCTCCGCGAAGGCCGGCTACTCGCGGCCGCACACGATGCACTGCGGGCCGGACGGGGTGTTCCTGACCTGCATCGGCGGCCCGGAGGGCGACGACGACGGGCCCGGCGGGGTGGCACTGCTCGACCACAGCACCTTCGAGGTGCTGCGCGCCTGGGAGACCGACCGGGGTCCGCAGCACCTGCACTACGACGCCTGGTGGCACCTGAACCGGAACGTGCTGGTCTCGAGCGAGTGGGGCAGCCCCTCGATGATCGAGGACGGCCTGGTTCCGGAGCTGCTGCTCGGCGGGAGGTACGGCCACGCCCTGCATTTCTGGGACCTCGAGCAGGGCCGCCACCAGCAGCGTGTCGACCTCGGCTCCCGATACCAGATGCCCCTCGAGGTCCGCCCGTCGCACGATCCGGACGCGGCCTGGGGCTTCGTCGGCGTGGTGATCTCCACCGAGGACCTGTCCGCGTCCGTGTGGCGGTGGTTCCACGACGGCGAGGAGTGGAAGGTGGAGAAGGTCATCACCATCCCTGCGGAGCCTGCGCACCCCGACCGGCTTCCGCCGGCGCTGAAGCCGTTCTCGGCCGTGCCGCCGCTGGTCACCGACATCGACCTCTCGGTCGACGACCGGTTCCTCTACGTCTCCTGCTGGGGCACCGGGGAGCTGAAGCAGTTCGACGTCTCCGACCCGGCGCATCCCGTGGAGTCGGGGTCGGTGCGCATGGGGGGCATCGTCGAGCGCACCCCGCATCCGGCGCGGCCGGACGTGCCGCTGGCCGGCGGCCCGCAGATGGTCGAGGTCAGCCGGGACGGCAGGCGCGTCTACTTCACCAACTCCCTCTACGGTGCCTGGGACGACCAGTTCTATCCCGACGGCGTGGGCGCCTGGATGGCCAAGCTCGACGCGGAGCCGCGCGGGGGCGGGCTGAGCGTCGACGAGCGCTTCTTCCCGAACGGCGAGGAGTTCCGGGGCCTGCGCGTGCACCAGATCCGCCTGCAGGGCGGGGACGCCTCCTCGGACTCGTACTGCTACCGCTGACACGCGCGGCAGTCCGGCGTCTCCGTGTCAGCCGAGGCATCGGCGATCTCCGCCGCTGCCGAACCGGTCCCGGCGGAGCGGAACGGCCGGAGCAGACGGGTCTGTCAGCGGGACCGGGGGTCAGGTGCGCCGGCCGGGCCCTCCTCGGCCGCGGCGTCCTCCGCGAGAGCGCCGTCGATGAGGGCCTCGAGCTCGACGAAGCTGTGCCGCTTCCCGTCGGTACGCAGCACGACGACGCCGTCGTCGTCCACGCCCGCCTCGGCGAGCGCGCGGGTGATGCCGTGGGCGGCGTGCAGCGCCTCCTTGCCGAAGCGGTCGTACGCCAGGTGCTTCGGGTGGACGGGCTGCTGGTCCGGAGTGTCGTTCGTCACCGCAAGGCCTCCCCTTCGGCACCGGCCGTGACCGCACCATAACCTTCGGTCGTCGACGTTGGCGTGTTGCGGGCTCCCGCCCGCGACCCGAAGGGAGTCGGCCATGTCCTTCCTGGTCGTCACGCATTGGTTCTGCCACTCCTGCGAGGTCGAGGGCAGAGATCCGGAGTCCGACCCGAAATGCTGGAACTGCGGCGGATCGGTCGCCGTCACGGCCCGGCCGACGGTGTCCGTCGAACGACCTCGGGTCGGCGCGAACGACCCGCACGCCTGACGCGGCGCGCGGGTCACGGTCAGTCCGCGCCGGGCGGCCCGACGGTCACGACGTCACGGCACACTGCCCCCTGTCCTGCATCGTCGGTCCGGCCGACGACGGCTTCACGTCGAAGTCGAAGATCGCGGTGGGCAGGTAGAGCGAGCAGCAGGCGTTCGGGATGTCGACGATGCCGCTGATGCGGCCCTCGATCGGTGCCGAGCCGAGCAGCAGGTACGCCTGTTCGCCGGAGTACCCGAACTTCTTCAGGTACTCGACGGCGTTGAGGCACGCGCGCCGGTAGGCGACGGTCGCGTCGAGGTAGTAGTTCTCGTCGGTCTCGCGGTCCACGGACAACCCGATGAAGGTCAGGAACTCCGAGTACCGGGGCTCCACGTTGCCCGGCATGAACACCGGGTTGGTCGTGACCCCGTAGGTCTCCATCCCGCCCTTGATCAGGTCGAGGTGGAAGTCGATGAAGCCTCCCATCTCGATGGCACCGCAGAAGGTGATCTCGCCGTCGCCCTGGCTGAAGTGCAGGTCCCCGCCCGACAGCTTCGCGCCGGGAACGTGCACCGGGTAGAAGACCCGCGAGCCCCGCGTGAGGTTCTTGATGTCGTGGTTGCCTCCGTTCTCCCGTGCGGGAACGGTGCGGGCACCGTCGCGGGCGATCGCCTCGGCGGCCGAACCGCTCGCCGTCCCACCCAGTGTGTTCGCCTCCAGTGGTGGGAGTGCGAGCGGCGGGACGCGGTCCGGGTCGGTCGCGATCAACGCGCGCTCGCGGGTGTTCCAGCGTTCCAGCAGTTCGGCCGAGGGCGCGGTGCCGAACAGCCCGGGGTGCGTGATCCCGGTGTAGCGGACCCCTGGCAGGTGCCGGGAGGTGGCCACCTGACCGGCGAAGTCCCAGATCGCCTTGTACGCGTCGGG is a window of Pseudonocardia sp. T1-2H DNA encoding:
- a CDS encoding selenium-binding protein SBP56-related protein, producing MSEPRIDPTFYRSAAEAAAAPPEELAYVVAFDRAARRHDAMTVVDVNPDSETYGRVVGWTDVPGVGDELHHFGWNACSSALRHEGHDMNGLARRYLLVPGLRSSDIYVLDTVPDPRNPSLVKTISGKSLSAKAGYSRPHTMHCGPDGVFLTCIGGPEGDDDGPGGVALLDHSTFEVLRAWETDRGPQHLHYDAWWHLNRNVLVSSEWGSPSMIEDGLVPELLLGGRYGHALHFWDLEQGRHQQRVDLGSRYQMPLEVRPSHDPDAAWGFVGVVISTEDLSASVWRWFHDGEEWKVEKVITIPAEPAHPDRLPPALKPFSAVPPLVTDIDLSVDDRFLYVSCWGTGELKQFDVSDPAHPVESGSVRMGGIVERTPHPARPDVPLAGGPQMVEVSRDGRRVYFTNSLYGAWDDQFYPDGVGAWMAKLDAEPRGGGLSVDERFFPNGEEFRGLRVHQIRLQGGDASSDSYCYR
- the fmdA gene encoding formamidase; the encoded protein is MPDVVFTVDQSKSMRDQAVPGHNRWHPDVPAAVTVRPGQQIRVECREWTDGQIGNNDSANDVRDVDLTRAHMLSGPIAVEGAEPGDLLVVDILDLGPVQAPQEYGDAPGQGWGYTGVFAKANGGGFLTDYFPDAYKAIWDFAGQVATSRHLPGVRYTGITHPGLFGTAPSAELLERWNTRERALIATDPDRVPPLALPPLEANTLGGTASGSAAEAIARDGARTVPARENGGNHDIKNLTRGSRVFYPVHVPGAKLSGGDLHFSQGDGEITFCGAIEMGGFIDFHLDLIKGGMETYGVTTNPVFMPGNVEPRYSEFLTFIGLSVDRETDENYYLDATVAYRRACLNAVEYLKKFGYSGEQAYLLLGSAPIEGRISGIVDIPNACCSLYLPTAIFDFDVKPSSAGPTMQDRGQCAVTS